The Natribaculum luteum genome contains the following window.
CCAGCCCGAGGATGAGCAGTGCCGCCAGCCCGATGATCGCGGCGTTGACGACCGTCTGGGCGAGCAGCCACTCGCCCCGGGTCAGCGGCGTCGTCACGAGCTTCTCGAAGCGGCTCCCCTCGCGGTGGCGCGCGACTTCGCTGCCCAGCCGCGACAGCGGCGTAAAGAGGACGACGGTGGCGAGATAGCCCGGCACGTAGTAGGCCGGCGGTTCGGCGAAGAGACCGCCACCCGTCGGGTCCGTGCGGACGAGCGCACCGAAGATGACGATCAGGATGACTGGAAACAGGAACGTAAAGAAGACCGCCGTTCGCCGGCGGACGAACGACCGCCAGTCGGCGTCTGCCTCCGCGTGGATCCGTGCGAGACGGGTCATCGACCCGGCTCACCCCCTGCCGTGGCGAGTACCGTCCCCTCATCCCGCGTCGTCCGCGCGATCTCCGCGTCGTCTGCGAGTTCCAGGTAGACGTCCTCGAGGTCGGGTTCGGCCCACGTCAGGCCGGTGTACTCGAGGTCGCGCTCCTCGAGGTAGGCGACCACGGTCCCGATCTCGGCTGGCGAGACGTCGTCGACGACGGTGCTACCGTTTCGCACCTCTGTCGGATACTCGAGGTCGGCGAACGCGGTCGGGTCTGCCTCGGTGTCGACGGTGAGGTGGCTCGACCCGCCGTGTTCGGCGACGAGCGCCTCGGACGTGCCGACGGCCACGAGTTCGCCGCCAGCGAGCAGGCCGACGCGGTCTGCGAGGCGTTCGGCCTCGGCCATGTCGTGGGTGGTCAGGAAGACGGTCGTCCCGGTGGCGGCGAGGTCCTCGATCAGCCGCCAGACGGTTCGCCGACCGGCGGGGTCGATGCCGGTCGTCGGCTCGTCGAGAAAGAGCACGTCGGGGTCGTTGACCAGTGCGCTCCCGACGCAGACGCGGCGCTGTTGTCCGCCCGAGAGGTTCTCGTACCACGTCTCGCCGGCGTCGGCGAGGCCGACGTCAGCGAGCACCGTCTCGGGGTCGCGCGCCTCGTCGTAGAGGCCGGCGTAGTAGGCGAGCAGTTCGCGGGCGGTCAACCGGTCCGGGGGCGTAAAGTTCTGGGGCAACACGCCGAGGCGACCGCGATCGACGGTCGTCGGATGCTCGCCCAGGATCTGCGTCGTCCCCGAGTCCGGTTCCGTCGTCCCGGTGAGCGCGCGGACGAGCGTCGTCTTGCCGGCCCCGTTCGGGCCGATGAGCGCGAACACTTCACCGCGGCCGACCGACAGCGACACGCTCGAGAGCGCGACGACGTCGCCGTAGGTCTTGCGTACGTCCTCTGCGCCGACTACGGCTTCCATGTCTGCGGGTATCCACCCGTCGCGGGTAAGATGTTCGATTCGGTCGCCGCTTCGTCCCGGAGAGGGGCCCAGTTCGTGTCGACCTCTCGTTCCGTTGCCCTCGCAGGGCCAACCGTTAGACCGTCGATCGTGGTACGCTTGCGAACATGGCGAAGCTCGGTTACACGCTCTCGAGTGAAGAACACGGCCCGAACGACCTCGTCGACAACGCTCGCCGCGCCGAAGCGGTCGGATTCGACTTCGTATCGATCTCGGATCACTTCCACCCGTGGATCTCCCAGCAGGGGAACGCGCCGTTCGTCTGGTCCGTCCTGGGTGCGCTCGCGGAGGCCACCGACGACCTCGAGGTCGGCGTCGGTGTCACCTGTCCGACGGTGCGGATCCACCCGGCGATCGTCGCCCAGGCCGTCGCCACCACGGCGGCGATGTTCGACGGCCGATTCACCTTCGGCGTCGGTACCGGCGAGAACTTGAACGAGCACGTCCTCGGCGATCGGTGGCCCGAACACGACGTCCGCCTCGAGATGCTCGAGGAGGCGATGACCGTCATGGAGGCCCTCTGGGAGGGCGACACCGTCAGCCATCGCGGGACCCACTACACCGTCGAGAACGCCCGCCTCTACACCCTGCCGGCGGAGCCACCGCCAGTCGTCGTCTCGGCGTTCGGACCGAAGACCGCGCGGATGGCCGCCGAACGCGGCGACGGTCTCTGGACCGTCGGCCCGCGGGAGGACGTTCTCGAGGCCTACGAGGACGCGGGCGGCGAGGGGCCGACGTACACCCAGCTCGACGTCTGCTACGCCGAAACCGAGGACGAGGCAGTCGACACCGTCTACGAACACTGGCCGAACACCGCCCTGCCGGGCGAACTCAGCCAGGAACTGCCGACGCCGGCACACTTCGAGCAGGCCGCGACGATGGTCGAGCGCGAGGACGTCGCCGAGGGGAGCACGGTGACGAGTCCCGAACCCGAGGCGCACCTCGAGAGCATTCGGGAGGCGATCGACGTCGGCTACGACCACGTTTACGTCCACCAGATCGGTCCCGACCAGGACTCCTTCTTCGAGTTCTACGACGAGGAGGTGTTAGCCGAACTCGAATGAGTCCGATCGTTCGCTCGCGACCGTCTCGCCGCATCCCGACCCGTTTTGTCGTTCCCGGGAGAACCCGCGGACATGGAGTACGTCTCCCTCGGTAACACCGGCACGACGGTATCGCGGCTCTGCTTCGGGACGTGGCGTTTCGGCAAACGACACGGCGACGTCGTCGAGACAGAGAGAGACGAAGCGCACGACTTGCTCGACGCCGCTCGAGACCACGGCATCAACTTCATCGACACAGCCAACGTCTACGGCGACCCCGACGGCACCGCGGAGACGTGGATCGGCGAGTGGCTCGAAGATCAGGACCGCGAGGAGTTCGTCATCGCCTCGAAAGTCTACTTCCCGTTCGACGGCTGGGGAGAACCCGGCCCCAACGACTCGGGGCTCGGTCGCAAGCACATCCGCACCCAGATCGAAGGAACGCTCGAGCGACTCGGCACCGACTACCTCGACCTCTACTACATCCACCGCTGGGACGACGACACGCCGATTCGCGAGACGCTGTCGACGCTGAACGACCTCGTCCGCGAGGGGAAAGTCCGTCACCTCGGGGCCTCGAGCATGGCCGCCTGGAAGCTGACCAGGGCGCTGTGGACGAGCGACGTCCACGACTTCGAGCGGTTCGACGTCACCCAGCCGATGGTCAACGCCGCCCACTACGACGCCGTCGGCGACTACCTCGACGTCTGTGCCGACCAGGATCTGGCCGTCTGCCCGTACTCGCCGCTGGCTGGCGGGTTCCTGACCGGCAAGTACGACCGCGCTCCGGACGGCACCGTCGAGGCACCCGACGGCTCCCGGGCGACCCTCACCGAGACGTTCGGCGATCGCTACGCCACCGACCGGGCCTGGGACGTCCTCGAGGCGGTCGAGGACGTGGCCGACGAACTCGAGGCGACGCCCGCACAGGTGTCGCTTCGCTGGCTGATGGAGCAGGATCGCTTCACGTGCGTGCCGATCGTGGGTGCTCGCTCGCCCGACCAGCTCGAAGAGAACGTCGACGCGGTCGATCTCGACCTCTCGACCGAGCAGTTCGCGCGAATCGACGAGGCCCGCACCGGCGACGAGTGACGCTCACTTCCCGAGACCCGACAGCCGCGAATCCCTGAGCAACACCTTCTTGACGATGTCGGGGTCCTCGAGGAGCCGGTGTTTGGCGTGGGCTCCTTTGCCACGGCCCCGACCTTCCCGCTCGGACTGGATCACGTTCAGGAAGTTTTGTTCCTGGAGGATCTCCTGGACGCGACGTTCGGAG
Protein-coding sequences here:
- a CDS encoding ABC transporter ATP-binding protein, whose amino-acid sequence is MEAVVGAEDVRKTYGDVVALSSVSLSVGRGEVFALIGPNGAGKTTLVRALTGTTEPDSGTTQILGEHPTTVDRGRLGVLPQNFTPPDRLTARELLAYYAGLYDEARDPETVLADVGLADAGETWYENLSGGQQRRVCVGSALVNDPDVLFLDEPTTGIDPAGRRTVWRLIEDLAATGTTVFLTTHDMAEAERLADRVGLLAGGELVAVGTSEALVAEHGGSSHLTVDTEADPTAFADLEYPTEVRNGSTVVDDVSPAEIGTVVAYLEERDLEYTGLTWAEPDLEDVYLELADDAEIARTTRDEGTVLATAGGEPGR
- a CDS encoding TIGR03557 family F420-dependent LLM class oxidoreductase, encoding MAKLGYTLSSEEHGPNDLVDNARRAEAVGFDFVSISDHFHPWISQQGNAPFVWSVLGALAEATDDLEVGVGVTCPTVRIHPAIVAQAVATTAAMFDGRFTFGVGTGENLNEHVLGDRWPEHDVRLEMLEEAMTVMEALWEGDTVSHRGTHYTVENARLYTLPAEPPPVVVSAFGPKTARMAAERGDGLWTVGPREDVLEAYEDAGGEGPTYTQLDVCYAETEDEAVDTVYEHWPNTALPGELSQELPTPAHFEQAATMVEREDVAEGSTVTSPEPEAHLESIREAIDVGYDHVYVHQIGPDQDSFFEFYDEEVLAELE
- a CDS encoding aldo/keto reductase, with the translated sequence MEYVSLGNTGTTVSRLCFGTWRFGKRHGDVVETERDEAHDLLDAARDHGINFIDTANVYGDPDGTAETWIGEWLEDQDREEFVIASKVYFPFDGWGEPGPNDSGLGRKHIRTQIEGTLERLGTDYLDLYYIHRWDDDTPIRETLSTLNDLVREGKVRHLGASSMAAWKLTRALWTSDVHDFERFDVTQPMVNAAHYDAVGDYLDVCADQDLAVCPYSPLAGGFLTGKYDRAPDGTVEAPDGSRATLTETFGDRYATDRAWDVLEAVEDVADELEATPAQVSLRWLMEQDRFTCVPIVGARSPDQLEENVDAVDLDLSTEQFARIDEARTGDE